The Nomia melanderi isolate GNS246 chromosome 7, iyNomMela1, whole genome shotgun sequence genome includes a window with the following:
- the LOC116430478 gene encoding uncharacterized protein LOC116430478, giving the protein MGAAWREFVLGSLILGLFSSSLLKGVLTNSTNRCDYPPCSCDHYGRLTCDCKNDGEELVLTTDGDKRLSPHTSRIVVSNCSSVILANSSLASMAGLRSVELVNVANLTLVRQSFELSSPSIRTRITVRNSSIDTMPSFVFRGDVEAISFENVRIGQLSAFSFANLVQTDTLRLEDCHIESMEAQAFKKFDVGYLHVIRGSFGDQVPSRTMNDIEVYHKFMLDGVKMGTVRSDAFIVRSPRTVTIQNCLIDSLESEAFEVTARGAVILKNNTFGSLSIGAFLGIRADSESVNLHDLIFKNNSVANFEEGSLMFDRSSFRLELDNLLVDQPCDCQMLPVWKNNILNYTNVYSRIYTRQNSMLLPTFSSQDSINESPETFLCTDGEVDGVPTSFSEYEARHCSLGGSVMILATGIAGLLVLLIVLACLIAWCCRRRRQNSRKKWISVPTNAPDVVSKKNGVIGREAAASTAPVDSRITMVVPDGRLYRETEFHVIVEKAEPLTTEL; this is encoded by the exons ATGGGAGCAGCCTGGCGGGAGTTCGTGCTGGGAAGCCTGATCCTCGGACTATTCTCGAGCAGCCTGCTGAAGGGTGTTCTGACCAACTCGACGAACAGGTGCGACTATCCGCCGTGCTCCTGCGACCATTACGGCCGGCTGACCTGCGACTGTAAGAACGATGGAGAG GAGCTGGTGTTGACAACGGACGGCGACAAAAGGCTGAGCCCGCACACCAGCAGGATAGTAGTGAGCAACTGTTCCTCGGTGATCCTGGCCAACTCCAGCCTAGCCTCGATGGCCGGGCTGCGTTCCGTGGAGCTGGTGAACGTGGCGAACCTGACACTGGTGAGGCAAAGCTTCGAGCTGTCGTCGCCCAGCATCCGCACTCGCATCACCGTGAGGAACAGCAGCATCGACACGATGCCGAGCTTCGTGTTCCGCGGCGACGTCGAGGCGATCAGCTTCGAGAACGTGAGGATCGGCCAACTGAGCGCGTTCTCGTTCGCGAATCTCGTGCAAACGGATACTCTGCGGCTGGAGGACTGCCACATCGAGAGCATGGAAGCGCAAGCGTTCAAGAAGTTCGACGTAGGCTACCTGCACGTGATCCGCGGCAGCTTCGGTGACCAGGTGCCCAGCAGGACGATGAACGACATCGAGGTCTACCACAAGTTCATGCTGGACGGAGTGAAGATGGGCACGGTGCGGAGCGACGCGTTCATCGTGCGGAGCCCGCGAACGGTCACCATCCAGAATTGCCTGATCGACAGCCTGGAGAGCGAGGCTTTCGAGGTGACCGCACGCGGCGCGGTCATCCTGAAGAACAACACGTTCGGCAGTCTATCAATCGGAGCGTTCCTAGGAATACGCGCGGACTCGGAGTCGGTAAACCTGCACGATCTGATATTCAAGAACAACAGCGTGGCGAACTTCGAGGAGGGCTCGCTGATGTTCGACCGGTCTAGCTTCCGTCTGGAGCTCGACAACCTACTAGTCGACCAGCCGTGCGACTGTCAGATGCTGCCAGTTTGGAAGAACAACATTCTCAATTACACGAACGTCTACTCGAGGATCTACACGAGACAGAACTCCATGCTGCTGCCCACGTTCTCCAGCCAGGACTCGATCAACGAGAGCCCGGAGACGTTTCTATGCACGGACGGCGAGGTGGACGGGGTACCGACGAGTTTCTCCGAGTACGAGGCACGCCACTGTTCCCTGGGCGGGTCGGTGATGATACTCGCGACAGGGATCGCGGGTCTGCTGGTACTACTGATCGTGCTCGCCTGCCTGATCGCCTGGTGCTGCAGGAGGCGTCGCCAGAACAGCCGGAAGAAATGGATCAGCGTGCCGACGAACGCGCCCGACGTGGTTTCCAAGAAGAACGGCGTTATCGGGAGGGAAGCGGCGGCGTCCACGGCGCCGGTCGACAGCCGGATAACGATGGTGGTGCCTGACGGCAGGCTCTACAGGGAGACCGAGTTCCATGTGATCGTCGAGAAGGCGGAACCGTTGACTACCGAGTTGTAA